In the genome of Bacteroidales bacterium, one region contains:
- a CDS encoding rSAM-modified peptide, whose amino-acid sequence MKTKKKLKLDALSSNELENKETNQIRGGGICGCYCTCYTIDERIYTRIEERSYYMMMPPTP is encoded by the coding sequence ATGAAAACAAAGAAAAAATTAAAACTTGATGCATTAAGTTCAAATGAACTTGAAAACAAAGAAACCAACCAAATTAGAGGTGGTGGAATTTGTGGTTGCTACTGTACTTGTTATACAATTGACGAAAGGATTTATACACGAATTGAAGAGCGCAGTTACTACATGATGATGCCACCAACACCCTAA